The following are encoded together in the Phocoena sinus isolate mPhoSin1 chromosome 11, mPhoSin1.pri, whole genome shotgun sequence genome:
- the LOC116761847 gene encoding 40S ribosomal protein S29-like — MGHQQLYWSHPRKFGQGSRSCHVCSNRHGLIRKYGLNMCRQCFRQYSKDIGFIKLD; from the coding sequence ATGGGGCACCAGCAGCTTTACTGGAGCCATCCGAGAAAATTCGGCCAGGGTTCTCGTTCTTGCCACGTCTGCTCAAACCGGCACGGTCTGATCCGGAAATATGGCCTCAATATGTGCCGCCAGTGTTTCCGCCAGTACTCGAAGGACATCGGCTTCATTAAGTTGGACTAA